The Pangasianodon hypophthalmus isolate fPanHyp1 chromosome 2, fPanHyp1.pri, whole genome shotgun sequence genome window below encodes:
- the LOC113538295 gene encoding interleukin-2 receptor subunit beta isoform X1, with protein MKRKTLTGQILMLLMMLLISSSKASENLECYSDCLDVITCVWNTSSVEDRFHITPTTNCSLHSRYNDYLKDQTPQSNLEPLGSSQLKLRKGTVTFTKEALTLGSPTAELYVRCEHMTDPVEAILDFYPPSNVKLYPPNKPVVEGANVTWDHNSLQSMCIDRVKYEVQWCLLENSWEKHQVANREEEHCELPEETLILGRQYVVRVRSIPASEPRFWSEWSPVTQWTATVGIQPLPEGSSYMVLDVFTNLTSIAVLVAVAVFLLAFSCILRYRRSFFRIIKCPYVPTPGKYFDDLFSDHGGDFKSWLGPFVNPELNIKVDAECIAPVAIYKACNSDMLSNKIEKDVNTRDGNTSSFSNSTYFLSQSSKCAVVDQLEPCSVDCPYGPAGGGSVQEKILPATHDNGHDNELSEVSMSTPLETSSSYKQLQKLRLDIQSPDSGFAGSSEEQESQEESGSEGLPSPPVVDNTLPISCILPCPVPQLTGFPHLGIPPGLGWSPWNNQTFTNLPLDISRNVLLGHSGIMGCSSILQPSSDDYMPVKKVQG; from the exons ATGAAGAGGAAGACGTTGACTGGCCAGATTCTGATGCTTTTGATGATGTTACTCATATCTTCAAGCAAGGCCAGTGAAA atctgGAGTGCTACTCCGACTGCTTAGATGTCATTACCTGTGTTTGGAATACTTCATCAGTGGAGGACAGATTTCACATAACACCAACCACCAACTGCTCCCTTCATAGCAGATACAATGA TTACTTAAAAGATCAAACTCCCCAAAGTAACCTGGAGCCTCTTGGCAGCTCACAGCTGAAATTACGTAAAGGAACTGTTACATTTACGAAGGAG GCTTTGACTTTGGGTTCCCCAACCGCCGAACTGTATGTGAGGTGTGAACACATGACTGATCCAGTGGAAGCTATTCTTGATTTTTATCCACCAAGTAATG ttaaGTTGTATCCTCCTAATAAGCCAGTTGTGGAAGGAGCAAATGTCACCTGGGACCATAACTCTCTTCAATCTATGTGTATCGATAGAGTGAAGTATGAGGTGCAGTGGTGTTTGCTTGAGAACAGCTGGGAG AAGCACCAGGTAGCGAATAGAGAAGAGGAGCACTGTGAGTTACCAGAAGAGACGCTGATCTTGGGGAGGCAGTATGTGGTCAGGGTTCGGTCCATTCCTGCCAGTGAACCACGATTCTGGAGCGAATGGAGTCCAGTCACTCAGTGGACAGCTACTGTGGGTATACAACCTCTGCCTG AAGGTTCCAGTTATATGGTACTGGATGTATTCACTAATTTAACCAGCATTGCTGTACTTGTAGCAGTTGCAGTCTTTTTACTGGCTTTCTCCTGCATCCTACGATACAGGAG GTCATTTTTCAGGATTATAAAGTGTCCATATGTACCAACGCCTGGGAAATATTTTGACGATCTTTTCTCTGACCATGGTGGGGACTTTAAG TCATGGCTGGGTCCATTTGTGAATCCTGAGCTGAATATCAAGGTTGATGCAGAGTGCATCGCACCTGTGGCAATCTACAAAGCCTGCAACTCTGATATGTTATCCAATAAGATAGAAAAAGATGTCAACACGAGGGATGGCAACACCTCCAGCTTCTCCAACTCTACTTACTTCCTGTCCCAGAGCTCAAAATGTGCTGTAGTAGATCAGCTGGAGCCATGTTCGGTAGACTGTCCCTACGGACCAGCAGGAGGAGGCAGTGTGCAAGAGAAAATTCTGCCAGCCACTCATGATAACGGCCATGACAATGAATTGAGCGAGGTCAGCATGAGCACCCCTTTGGAAACGTCCTCCTCCTACAAGCAGCTGCAGAAGCTGAGGCTGGACATCCAGAGCCCAGACTCAGGGTTCGCCGGCAGCTCTGAGGAACAAGAAAGCCAGGAGGAGTCTGGAAGCGAAGGACTTCCCAGCCCGCCCGTGGTGGACAACACTCTGCCCATCAGCTGCATCCTACCGTGCCCAGTTCCCCAGCTGACAGGATTCCCTCATTTGGGAATCCCACCTGGCCTGGGATGGAGCCCATGGAATAACCAAACCTTCACAAACTTGCCTCTTGACATTTCCAGAAATGTTTTGCTGGGACATTCTGGCATCATGGGTTGCTCTAGCATACTGCAGCCATCTAGTGATGACTATATGCCGGTTAAGAAGGTTCAAGGATGA
- the LOC113538295 gene encoding interleukin-2 receptor subunit beta isoform X2, whose product MKRKTLTGQILMLLMMLLISSSKASENLECYSDCLDVITCVWNTSSVEDRFHITPTTNCSLHSRYNDYLKDQTPQSNLEPLGSSQLKLRKGTVTFTKEALTLGSPTAELYVRCEHMTDPVEAILDFYPPSNVKLYPPNKPVVEGANVTWDHNSLQSMCIDRVKYEVQWCLLENSWEKHQVANREEEHCELPEETLILGRQYVVRVRSIPASEPRFWSEWSPVTQWTATVGIQPLPEGSSYMVLDVFTNLTSIAVLVAVAVFLLAFSCILRYRRIIKCPYVPTPGKYFDDLFSDHGGDFKSWLGPFVNPELNIKVDAECIAPVAIYKACNSDMLSNKIEKDVNTRDGNTSSFSNSTYFLSQSSKCAVVDQLEPCSVDCPYGPAGGGSVQEKILPATHDNGHDNELSEVSMSTPLETSSSYKQLQKLRLDIQSPDSGFAGSSEEQESQEESGSEGLPSPPVVDNTLPISCILPCPVPQLTGFPHLGIPPGLGWSPWNNQTFTNLPLDISRNVLLGHSGIMGCSSILQPSSDDYMPVKKVQG is encoded by the exons ATGAAGAGGAAGACGTTGACTGGCCAGATTCTGATGCTTTTGATGATGTTACTCATATCTTCAAGCAAGGCCAGTGAAA atctgGAGTGCTACTCCGACTGCTTAGATGTCATTACCTGTGTTTGGAATACTTCATCAGTGGAGGACAGATTTCACATAACACCAACCACCAACTGCTCCCTTCATAGCAGATACAATGA TTACTTAAAAGATCAAACTCCCCAAAGTAACCTGGAGCCTCTTGGCAGCTCACAGCTGAAATTACGTAAAGGAACTGTTACATTTACGAAGGAG GCTTTGACTTTGGGTTCCCCAACCGCCGAACTGTATGTGAGGTGTGAACACATGACTGATCCAGTGGAAGCTATTCTTGATTTTTATCCACCAAGTAATG ttaaGTTGTATCCTCCTAATAAGCCAGTTGTGGAAGGAGCAAATGTCACCTGGGACCATAACTCTCTTCAATCTATGTGTATCGATAGAGTGAAGTATGAGGTGCAGTGGTGTTTGCTTGAGAACAGCTGGGAG AAGCACCAGGTAGCGAATAGAGAAGAGGAGCACTGTGAGTTACCAGAAGAGACGCTGATCTTGGGGAGGCAGTATGTGGTCAGGGTTCGGTCCATTCCTGCCAGTGAACCACGATTCTGGAGCGAATGGAGTCCAGTCACTCAGTGGACAGCTACTGTGGGTATACAACCTCTGCCTG AAGGTTCCAGTTATATGGTACTGGATGTATTCACTAATTTAACCAGCATTGCTGTACTTGTAGCAGTTGCAGTCTTTTTACTGGCTTTCTCCTGCATCCTACGATACAGGAG GATTATAAAGTGTCCATATGTACCAACGCCTGGGAAATATTTTGACGATCTTTTCTCTGACCATGGTGGGGACTTTAAG TCATGGCTGGGTCCATTTGTGAATCCTGAGCTGAATATCAAGGTTGATGCAGAGTGCATCGCACCTGTGGCAATCTACAAAGCCTGCAACTCTGATATGTTATCCAATAAGATAGAAAAAGATGTCAACACGAGGGATGGCAACACCTCCAGCTTCTCCAACTCTACTTACTTCCTGTCCCAGAGCTCAAAATGTGCTGTAGTAGATCAGCTGGAGCCATGTTCGGTAGACTGTCCCTACGGACCAGCAGGAGGAGGCAGTGTGCAAGAGAAAATTCTGCCAGCCACTCATGATAACGGCCATGACAATGAATTGAGCGAGGTCAGCATGAGCACCCCTTTGGAAACGTCCTCCTCCTACAAGCAGCTGCAGAAGCTGAGGCTGGACATCCAGAGCCCAGACTCAGGGTTCGCCGGCAGCTCTGAGGAACAAGAAAGCCAGGAGGAGTCTGGAAGCGAAGGACTTCCCAGCCCGCCCGTGGTGGACAACACTCTGCCCATCAGCTGCATCCTACCGTGCCCAGTTCCCCAGCTGACAGGATTCCCTCATTTGGGAATCCCACCTGGCCTGGGATGGAGCCCATGGAATAACCAAACCTTCACAAACTTGCCTCTTGACATTTCCAGAAATGTTTTGCTGGGACATTCTGGCATCATGGGTTGCTCTAGCATACTGCAGCCATCTAGTGATGACTATATGCCGGTTAAGAAGGTTCAAGGATGA
- the LOC113538310 gene encoding 3-mercaptopyruvate sulfurtransferase, whose product MSLQTKALVSARWLSEAMKTRAGASVRLLDASWYLPKLKRNSASDFKKRHIPGAAYFDLDRCSDRTSPLDHMLPPAGAFAEYVSRLGVSNDAHVVVYDASEQGAFSAPRVWWMFRVFGHGAVSVLDGGLKRWMQEGYPVTEEREKPEPADYRATLNRSWVKTYEDILGNIDTKEFQLVDARPAGRFRGRDPEPRDNTEPGHIPGSISIPFTSLLASSGLFLPPEQLRALFQQAGVDLQHPLCVTCGSAVTACHVALAAHVCGQPNVSIYDGGWSEFYTRAAPEDVISEGRGKHR is encoded by the exons ATGTCTCTCCAGACCAAGGCGCTGGTCTCAGCCAGGTGGCTGTCCGAGGCCATGAAGACGCGCGCGGGCGCCAGTGTGCGGCTCCTGGACGCGTCCTGGTACTTACCGAAACTTAAGCGCAACTCCGCGAGCGACTTCAAGAAGCGCCACATACCCGGAGCGGCGTATTTCGACCTGGACCGCTGCAGTGATCGGACCTCGCCGCTGGATCACATGCTCCCGCCGGCCGGCGCCTTCGCGGAGTACGTCTCGCGCCTTGGGGTTTCCAACGACGCGCACGTGGTGGTGTACGACGCGAGCGAGCAGGGCGCGTTTTCCGCCCCGCGGGTCTGGTGGATGTTCCGCGTGTTCGGTCACGGCGCTGTGTCCGTGCTGGACGGAGGCTTGAAGCGCTGGATGCAGGAAGGATACCCGGTGACGGAGGAGCGCGAGAAGCCGGAGCCCGCGGACTACCGGGCCACGCTTAACCGGTCGTGGGTGAAAACGTACGAGGACATTTTGGGCAATATCGACACCAAAGAGTTTCAGCTGGTGGACGCGCGACCTGCGGGGAGATTTAGAGGAAGAGATCCTGAGCCCAGagaca acacTGAACCTGGCCACATCCCTGGTTCCATCAGCATACCTTTTACATCACTGTTGGCATCCTCGGGCCTGTTTCTTCCTCCGGAGCAGCTGAGGGCGCTGTTTCAGCAGGCTGGTGTTGATCTGCAGCACCCACTCTGTGTCACGTGCGGCTCAGCAGTGACGGCGTGCCATGTCGCCCTGGCAGCCCATGTCTGTGGCCAGCCGAACGTGAGCATATATGACGGCGGCTGGTCTGAGTTTTACACACGTGCAGCCCCTGAGGACGTCATCTCAGAGGGACGAGGAAAACACCGGTGA